A genomic segment from Aspergillus puulaauensis MK2 DNA, chromosome 1, nearly complete sequence encodes:
- the PRP43 gene encoding DEAH-box ATP-dependent RNA helicase PRP43 (COG:A;~EggNog:ENOG410PGYC;~InterPro:IPR011709,IPR027417,IPR001650,IPR014001, IPR007502,IPR011545,IPR002464;~PFAM:PF04408,PF00270,PF07717,PF00271;~go_function: GO:0003676 - nucleic acid binding [Evidence IEA];~go_function: GO:0004386 - helicase activity [Evidence IEA];~go_function: GO:0005524 - ATP binding [Evidence IEA]), whose product MVDRRSDSEDGSRAKRQKMDKSRADPRDNPYLAHMYADTSSNGNTSSEADNKNSAFAKLQRHKTTAALAQKVEDNEFNPFTSQPYSKKYFSILETRRDLPVHAQRDEFLRLYQESQILVFVGETGSGKTTQIPQFVLLDDLPHTQRKMVACTQPRRVAAMSVAQRVAAELDVTLGEEVGYSIRFEDMTSSKTLLKYMTDGMLLREAMNDNELSRYSTIILDEAHERTMSTDVLMGLLKEVVLRRPDLKIIIMSATLDAQKFQRYFNDAPLLAVPGRTHPVEIFYTPEPEQDYVEAAIRTVLQIHATEDDGDILLFLTGEEEIEDAARKISLEGDEMVRDADAGPLKVYTLYGSLPPHMQQKIFDPAPAARRPGGRPGRKVIVSTNIAETSLTIDGIVYVVDPGFSKQKIYNPRIRVESLLVSPISKASAQQRAGRAGRTRPGKCFRLYTESAFKKELIDQTYPEILRSNLSSTVLELKKLGIDDLVHFDLMDPPAPETLMRALEELNYLACLDDEGNLTQLGRLASEFPLDPALAVMLISSPEFYCSNEVLSITALLSVPQIFVRPASQRKRADEMKNLFAHPDGDHLTLLNAYHAFKSPEAQDNTKQWCHDHFLSLRALQSADNVRMQLLRIMEREELEMISTAFEDKKYYENIRRALCAGFFMQVAKKEAQGKSMYMTIKDHQNVLLHPSTVLAHDAEWVLYNEFVLTTKNYIRSVTAVKPEWLIDIAPTYYDVSSFPKGDIRSSLLRAAERLSRKEKMRADGKRR is encoded by the exons ATGGTTGATCGACGCTCAGACTCAGAAGACGGATCTCGCGCAAAACGCCAGAAGATGGATAAGTCTAGGGCTGACCCCCGGGATAATCCCTATCTGGCTCATATGTACGCTGATACGTCCTCTAACGGCAACACAAGCTCTGAGGCTGATAACAAGAATTCAGCCTTTGCCAAGCTGCAGCGACATAAAACAACTGCTGCGCTGGCGCAAAAGGTTGAAGATAACGAGTTCAATCCGTtcaccagccagccataCTCCAAGAAGTATTTCTCGATCCTAGAAACTCGTCGTGATCTTCCGGTCCATGCGCAAAG AGATGAATTCTTGAGGCTGTATCAAGAATCCCAGATTCTGGTCTTTGTCGGTGAGACTGGTTCTGGAAAAACGACACAGATCCCCCAATTCGTCCTGCTCGATGATCTCCCACATACCCAACGGAAAATGGTCGCATGTACCCAACCCCGTCGTGTGGCAGCAATGTCAGTGGCCCAGCGTGTTGCTGCAGAGTTGGATGTCACTCTTGGAGAGGAGGTCGGTTACAGCATCCGTTTCGAGGACATGACTAGCTCCAAGACACTTCTCAAGTACATGACGGATGGTATGCTTTTGCGAGAGGCCATGAACGACAATGAGCTTAGTCGCTACAGCACCATTATTCTTGACGAAGCGCACGAAAGAACAATGTCGACAGATGTTCTTATGGGACTTCTCAAAGAAGTCGTGTTGCGCAGGCCTGATCTAAAGATTATCATCATGTCTGCCACACTGGATGCGCAGAAGTTCCAACGTTACTTCAACGACGCTCCATTGCTTGCCGTCCCTGGTCGTACCCATCCTGTCGAGATTTTCTATACCCCGGAGCCCGAGCAAGATTATGTGGAAGCCGCCATTCGCACAGTTCTCCAAATTCATGCCActgaggatgatggtgatattcttctctttttgaccggagaagaggaaattgaAGATGCAGCGCGCAAGATATCTCTTGAGGGTGATGAAATGGTTAGAGACGCTGATGCAGGTCCCTTGAAAGTATACACCCTCTACGGTAGTCTCCCGCCACATATGCAACAGAAGATCTTCGATCCAGCGCCCGCCGCGCGCCGCCCTGGAGGTCGGCCAGGTAGGAAGGTGATCGTGTCAACCAACATTGCAGAAACATCTCTTACGATCGACGGTATCGTTTATGTTGTCGACCCCGGTTTCTCAAAACAGAAAATTTACAACCCCCGTATTCGTGTCGAGTCTCTGCTAGTCTCGCCAATCTCCAAGGCCTCCGCGCAGCAGAGAGCTGGTCGTGCTGGTCGTACACGCCCCGGAAAGTGTTTCCGCCTTTACACAGAAAGTGCCTTCAAGAAGGAATTGATTGACCAGACTTATCCCGAGATTTTGCGCTCTAACTTGTCGTCGACCGTGCTTGAGCTGAAGAAATTGGGCATTGATGACTTGGTCCATTTCGATCTGATGGACCCCCCGGCGCCAGAGACGCTTATGCGAGCTCTCGAGGAGCTTAACTACCTTGCATGCCTTGACGATGAGGGCAATTTGACACAGCTGGGGCGTCTTGCATCAGAGTTCCCCTTGGACCCAGCGCTTGCTGTCATGCTTATCAGCTCACCCGAGTTCTATTGTTCCAACGAGGTCCTGTCCATAACTGCATTGCTCTCCGTACCTCAGATCTTTGTCCGACCAGCATCTCAACGCAAGCGTGCGGACGAAATGAAGAATTTGTTTGCCCACCCTGACGGCGACCACCTTACCCTACTCAATGCCTACCATGCGTTCAAGAGCCCTGAAGCGCAGGACAACACTAAGCAATGGTGCCACGACCACTTCCTTTCCCTGCGAGCCCTACAGTCCGCCGACAACGTGCGCATGCAGCTTCTACGAATCATGGAACGCGAGGAGCTAGAGATGATTTCGACTGCATTTGAAGACAAGAAATACTACGAAAATATTCGCCGCGCCCTGTGTGCTGGGTTCTTCATGCAAGTTGCCAAGAAGGAAGCCCAGGGCAAGAGCATGTACATGACCATCAAGGATCACCAAAACGTGCTCCTGCACCCTTCGACCGTTCTTGCCCACGACGCCGAATGGGTCCTATACAACGAGTTTGTCCTCACCACGAAAAACTACATCCGGAGCGTCACGGCTGTTAAACCAGAATGGCTAATC GATATTGCCCCTACCTATTACGATGTTTCGTCATTCCCGAAGGGCGATATTCGCTCTTCTCTGCTCCGCGCTGCCGAGAGGCTCTCGCGCAAGGAGAAGATGCGTGCCGATGGGAAGAGACGTTGA
- a CDS encoding uncharacterized protein (COG:S;~EggNog:ENOG410PQH2;~InterPro:IPR011990;~go_function: GO:0005515 - protein binding [Evidence IEA]) — protein sequence MQRLWSHGAAPTTRCISCPSTTTVKAAPRTVTTTSTRRLCIKDSPTARYTGLLAAAASTDARANGRHRLRWEERVAPVKGKEANVLFDEDGCFLDTLSPLRSTSPFRTALQTRQLHTLPRPTNRAIQSPVTQIPCRLSHFSSNVGIGDTEGVDQVVQELEAEKLSPIEEADDDFDMAIDVEDAPDWLKSDMVRAKAIKKLALKQLAIRLVLRPAIAHSYLGVLKNYDNDASAPQLDLPGLLFELNATRRRIRQIKSNPTANVEDLARGINTRRLKETNHRSKQLDHRFRQDTDLYMSNEMPLEEYLLRLSSNLLDVQDPDQAYTFTKMIIAFTKTRQNDIAKLVIKTILPYKFQLNHSLITAIIVFFRKSKDLNGFDLFLKMLEGKGYPIELGSLGYYKSKVVNGIELSVPPVHSANIVIYAALIRACLRFDQPDRADAYLMVARGAGNLDDFAILMSYLDFYSIRRNWEKGLPVLQRALAFIASTTEHPRQRVERLIRMMVHLCDSCRMLDASDALIEASVNSGFSPDLPNKHKDIVSEFDPESQRWWAIAETSVPKTNQTNADQYLEFVRTVGAYLDTLPIPGEESTAHRLQKLSRIYSRRVLTSVVEGRLAGTATEQDTTEQDIDGDALKTSQSESQNASTSLEGTMAAQHQKIVTLSSEVAQLKEMVLHLYRHTTVPSTGPSSDPEELNGLKEGTDTSSPASGETPPQGERVGGVSS from the coding sequence ATGCAGCGTCTATGGTCCCACGGCGCAGCGCCAACCACCCGCTGCATTTCGtgccccagcaccaccacggTGAAGGCAGCGCCTCGAACGGTGACGACGACAAGCACGCGAAGATTATGCATCAAGGACTCACCCACGGCTCGTTATACTGGTCTCTTGGCTGCAGCGGCTTCAACAGATGCGCGCGCAAATGGCAGGCACCGCCTGAGGTGGGAGGAAAGGGTTGCGCCTgtaaaaggaaaagaagcgaaTGtgttgtttgatgaggatggatGCTTTTTAGATACCCTGTCACCACTGCGATCCACAAGTCCTTTTCGAACGGCGCTTCAGACCAGACAACTTCACACGCTACCGCGACCTACAAACCGAGCCATTCAGTCACCGGTTACACAAATTCCGTGCAGATTATCACATTTTTCGAGCAATGTTGGCATTGGAGATACAGAAGGAGTGGATCAGGTTGTTCAAGAGCTGGAAGCCGAAAAGTTATCTCCGATAGAGGAGGCAGACGATGATTTTGACATGGCCATTGATGTAGAGGATGCTCCTGATTGGCTCAAGTCGGATATGGTTCGCGCGAAGGCAATCAAGAAACTCGCATTGAAACAACTTGCGATTAGGCTTGTATTACGCCCAGCGATTGCACACAGCTATCTCGGTGTCCTGAAGAATTATGATAACGACGCTTCCGCCCCCCAACTTGACTTGCCGGGTCTTCTATTCGAGTTAAACGCTACTCGCCGTAGGATACGGCAGATCAAATCCAATCCAACGGCCAACGTCGAGGATCTAGCCCGAGGCATCAATACTCGTCGGCTAAAAGAGACGAATCATCGAAGTAAACAGCTTGATCATCGCTTCCGTCAAGATACAGATCTGTACATGAGCAATGAAATGCCTCTCGAGGAATATCTTTTAAGGCTGTCGAGCAATCTACTTGATGTGCAAGATCCTGATCAGGCTTATACTTTTACGAAGATGATTATAGCATTCACAAAAACCCGACAGAACGACATCGCCAAACTGGTTATCAAAACGATACTTCCTTACAAATTTCAGCTAAACCATTCTTTGATAACAGCAATTATTGTCTTCTTTCGCAAGAGTAAAGATCTGAACGGCTTCGATCtgttcttgaagatgttggAAGGAAAGGGCTACCCGATTGAATTGGGAAGTCTCGGTTACTACAAATCGAAGGTAGTCAATGGAATTGAACTATCAGTTCCTCCGGTTCACAGCGCAAATATTGTTATCTACGCTGCACTTATTAGGGCTTGTCTACGTTTCGACCAGCCTGATCGTGCTGACGCGTACCTTATGGTAGCGAGAGGCGCCGGCAACTTGGACGATTTTGCTATACTCATGTCGTATTTGGACTTCTACTCAATACGCCGTAATTGGGAAAAGGGACTACCAGTCCTGCAAAGAGCTCTGGCTTTCATCGCTTCAACGACCGAACACCCGCGGCAAAGGGTAGAGAGACTTATCAGAATGATGGTACATCTATGTGATTCATGTCGCATGCTCGATGCTTCTGATGCCTTAATTGAGGCTTCAGTTAATAGTGGGTTCAGCCCGGATCTACCTAATAAACACAAAGACATTGTCTCCGAATTCGACCCGGAATCCCAGAGGTGGTGGGCAATAGCGGAAACCTCCGTACCGAAAACGAATCAGACGAACGCAGACCAATATCTTGAGTTTGTTAGGACCGTAGGAGCATACCTTGATACCTTGCCCATCCCGGGGGAGGAAAGTACTGCTCATCGATTGCAAAAGCTTTCCCGGATATATTCCCGCCGCGTTTTGACCTCGGTGGTCGAGGGGAGACTCGCTGGAACGGCAACAGAACAAGACACGACAGAACAGGACATCGATGGTGATGCGCTCAAGACAAGCCAATCGGAAAGCCAAAATGCCTCGACTTCTCTTGAAGGCACGATGGCTGCCCAACATCAGAAAATTGTGACCCTCAGCAGCGAAGTCGCCCAACTGAAAGAGATGGTGCTACATCTATATCGGCACACGACTGTGCCGAGTACTGGTCCAAGTTCGGATCCAGAAGAACTGAATGGGTTGAAGGAGGGAACCGATACATCGTCGCCTGCGTCAGGCGAAACCCCCCCACAAGGCGAACGAGTTGGTGGCGTGAGCTCCTAG
- a CDS encoding nucleobindin SSP120 (COG:S;~EggNog:ENOG410PNVN;~InterPro:IPR040250,IPR002048,IPR011992;~SECRETED:SignalP(1-19);~go_function: GO:0005509 - calcium ion binding [Evidence IEA]) — MLVMLTTALLALSGSLVNAHGSHSSPQDPSADWATRHMQEEHHIDTFDGASFFTLHDYDSSGVWTPDEVRKTYGMDDESNVGLTEERKSEALREVFTLFDPANTGFISRENWLHLISDGVKLPDFGFGPGHHGDIEYEYEIHHFEMYHGEDATEEELTHPEDIEHFKRHDEEDEAMDKLEQLERMAIVAANIPAKFRKQ; from the exons ATGCTGGTCATGCTTACTACGGCTCTGCTCGCCCTGAGTGGCAGCTTGGTGAATGCCCACGGGTCGCATTCCAGCCCTCAGGATCCCTCTGCAGATTGGGCGACTCGGCACATGCAAG AGGAACATCACATCGATACCTTTGACGGCGCCTCTTTCTTCACACTTCACGACTACGATTCATCCGGAGTGTGGACACCCGATGAAGTTCGGAAAACATACGGCATGGACGACGAGTCCAATGTGGGCCTCACCGAGGAGCGGAAGTCGGAAGCGCTGAGGGAAGTATTTACTCTTTTCGATCCGGCGAATACTGGGTTCATCAGCCGCGAGAATTGGTTACACCTTATCTCCGATGGCGTGAAACTGCCGGACTTTGGGTTCGGGCCTGGTCATCACGGAGATATTGAGTACGAATACGAGATCCATCACTTCGAAATGTACCACGGTGAGGATGCGACGGAGGAAGAACTCACGCACCCTGAAGACATTGAACATTTCAAGAGAcatgacgaggaggatgaggcgATGGATAAACTGGAGCAGCTTGAGCGGATGGCAATTGTTGCGGCAAACATTCCGGCGAAATTCCGAAAGCAATAG
- a CDS encoding tRNA(Phe) (4-demethylwyosine(37)-C(7)) aminocarboxypropyltransferase (COG:J;~EggNog:ENOG410PN2X;~InterPro:IPR030382,IPR026274,IPR029063;~go_function: GO:0008757 - S-adenosylmethionine-dependent methyltransferase activity [Evidence IEA];~go_process: GO:0031591 - wybutosine biosynthetic process [Evidence IEA]), with protein MAETRAFDPEFPAAPIKQRKNDPKRPRGSRQITNPLQRGIAEFIKTSISSSLLDQHDLSLEALVSSLPKRYTIYEPMLLLPLNAFTHPPAWGSLYERLGRDQRQTLYSSITNSFARFGVTHIAMNAPIVLTDTEGHENRMRSPVGLVPLYGDFGPVVSGVDEDAQPSEDDYERAFWVRTVQNHGIVQIWAPLYTMFSRGNITEKARILGYASTFEGVDEASLGGELVGDVAVVDMYAGIGYFVFSYLKRGVKRVLGWEINGWSVEGLRRGCVENGWGCRVVKVRNDGQLSLSVSELVESLCDADRVVIFHGDNGFAAGIMNEIRVFMENNRRCWTSIRHVNLGLLPSSNASWDNACKIVDKDKGGWIHVHENVDVQLIQEKGAEITTAMERFWAGFASEKVDLNHHVECRHVEQVKTYAPGVMHCVYDIKLSSHHGASDSNSS; from the coding sequence ATGGCAGAAACTAGAGCATTCGACCCCGAATTCCCGGCTGCCCCTATCAAACAACGCAAGAATGACCCGAAACGTCCACGAGGATCACGACAAATCACCAACCCACTACAAAGGGGCATCGCGGAATTCATAAAAACGAGtatctcttcatctttacTTGATCAACATGATTTATCACTCGAGGCGTTggtttcttctcttccgaaGAGATACACTATATATGAGCCGATGCTCCTGTTGCCACTGAATGCCTTCACCCACCCTCCAGCCTGGGGCTCTCTATATGAGCGCCTAGGCAGAGACCAGCGCCAAACTCTATACTCATCGATTACAAACTCCTTCGCCAGATTTGGGGTAACACACATCGCTATGAATGCCCCAATCGTGCTTACAGACACCGAGGGGCACGAGAACAGAATGCGAAGCCCAGTCGGACTAGTTCCATTGTATGGGGATTTTGGACCCGTTGTATCAggcgttgatgaggatgcgcAGCCATCTGAAGATGACTACGAACGGGCATTCTGGGTACGCACCGTCCAGAACCACGGAATCGTGCAGATCTGGGCTCCTTTATATACCATGTTTTCGAGGGGGAATATTACCGAGAAGGCTCGGATTTTGGGGTACGCTTCTACATTCGAGGGGGTGGACGAGGCGTCACTTGGTGGGGAACTCGTTGGTGACGTCGCTGTGGTTGATATGTACGCTGGAATCGGGTACTTTGTGTTTTCGTACTTGAAGCGGGGCGTGAAGAGGGTTTTGGGTTGGGAGATAAACGGGTGGTCTGTGGAGGGATTACGGAGGGGATGTGTCGAGAATGGGTGGGGATGCAGGGTCGTCAAGGTACGAAATGATGGGCAATTGAGCTTGTCTGTCTCAGAATTGGTTGAGAGTCTGTGTGATGCAGACCGTGTTGTCATCTTCCATGGCGATAACGGCTTCGCTGCAGGCATTATGAATGAGATTAGGGTTTTTATGGAGAACAACCGACGTTGCTGGACAAGCATCAGGCATGTTAACCTGGGCCTTTTGCCCTCATCCAATGCCTCGTGGGATAATGCCTGCAAGATCGTTGACAAGGACAAGGGTGGATGGATCCACGTGCACGAGAATGTGGACGTGCAACTGATACAGGAAAAAGGAGCCGAGATAACAACGGCAATGGAAAGGTTCTGGGCAGGCTTCGCATCTGAGAAGGTTGATTTGAATCACCACGTTGAATGTCGGCATGTTGAACAAGTCAAGACCTACGCTCCTGGTGTTATGCACTGTGTATATGATATTAAGCTGTCGTCGCATCACGGAGCCTCCGACAGTAATTCATCATGA